In Cutaneotrichosporon cavernicola HIS019 DNA, chromosome: 1, one DNA window encodes the following:
- the SES1 gene encoding uncharacterized protein (Seryl-tRNA synthetase N-terminal domain) — MIDLLYFQADKGGNPEIVRESQRKRGAPVELVDEVIEIFAQHKAAQYEMENERRAVNALQKEIGQIKKAKGDASDLLTKKAEHDKKIQELTTKASELARLRDSKASRIGNIVDDKNHVSQTEDDNPVLGLWHPEPNHKGNSEQLTTADKPEGILPHHEVMYRLEAFDMERGNKINGHRGYFLTNDGVDLNQALINYGLDFLRKRQYKKIQAPFMMRKELMAATAQLEEFDEALYKVSANDGNDENDRYLIATSEQPISGMHADENIDPKSLPIRYAGYSTCFRKEAGSSGRDTWGIFRVHQFEKVEQFIVCHPEESPAMLDSMIEIAKEFYQSLEIPYRVVNIVSGGLNNAASIKYDLEAWFPFQGEYKELVSCSNCTDYQSRSLNVKLGFKKKDEKAGYVHMLNGTLCATERALCCLVENYQTPEGIKIPKVLQPYMQGRDFVPFTAELPPAKKAPGKK; from the exons ATGATCGACCTTCTTTACT TCCAGGCGGACAAAGGGGGAAACCCCGAGATTGTGCGCGAGTCGCAGAGGAAGCGCGGCGCACCCGTCGAGCTagttgacgaggtcatTGAGATCTTTGCGCAGCACAAGGCTG CCCAGTATGAGATGGAGAACGAGCGCCGTGCTGTCAACGCGCTTCAGAAGGAGATCGGACAAatcaagaaggccaagggcgacgCGTCGGACCTCCTCacgaagaaggccgagcACGACAAGAAGATCCAGGAGCTCACCACCAAGGCtagcgagctcgcgcgtctCCGTGACTCCAAGGCCTCGCGGATAGGCAACATTGTTGACGACAAGAACCACGTCTCGCAGACCGAG GACGACAACCcggtcctcggcctctggCACCCTGAGCCCAACCACAAGGGCAACTCTGAGCAGCTCACCACCGCCGACAAGCCGGAGGGTATCCTTCCCCACCACGAGGTCATGTACCGTCTCGAGGCCTTCGACATGGAGCGTGGCAACAAGATTAACGGCCACCGCGGCTACTTCCTGACCAACGACGGTGTCGACCTTAACCAGGCCCTCATCAACTACGGCCTCGACTTCTTGCGCAAGCGCCAGTACAAGAAGATCCAGGCACCCTTCATGATGCGCAAGGAGCTCATGGCGGCTAccgcccagctcgaggagttTGACGAGGCCCTGTACAAGGTCAGCGCCAACGACGGCAACGACGAGAACGACCGCTACCTCATCGCCACTTCTGAACAGCCCATCTCGGGCATGCACGCTGACGAAAACATTGACCCCAAGTCGCTCCCCATCCG CTACGCCGGTTACTCGACCTGCTTCCGGAAAGAGGCCGGCTCGAGCGGTCGCGACACGTGGGGTATCTTCCGCGTGCACCAGTTCGAGAAGGTCGAGCAGTTCATCGTGTGCCACCCTGAAGAGTCGCCCGCTATGCTCGACTCGATGATCGAGATTGCCAAGGAGTTCTACCAGAGCCTCGAGATCCCCTACCGCGTCGTCAACATTGTCTCGGGCGGGTTGAACAACGCCGCTTCGATCAAGTACGACCTGGAGGCGTGGTTCCCGTTCCAGGGCGAGTACAAGGAGCTCGTCTCGTGCTCGAACTGCACCGACTACCAGTCGCGTTCGCTCaacgtcaagctcggcttcaagaagaaggacgagaaggccgGCTACGTCCACATGCTGAACGGCACGCTGTGTGCGACGGAGCGTGCCCTCTGCTGCCTGGTCGAGAACTACCAGACTCCTGAG GGCATCAAGATTCCCAAGGTCCTTCAGCCGTACATGCAGGGCCGCGACTTTGTGCCCTTCACGGCGGAGCTCCCGCccgccaagaaggcgcCTGGCAAGAAGTAG
- the SUS1 gene encoding uncharacterized protein (Involved in mRNA export coupled transcription activation by association with both the TREX-2 and the SAGA complexes. At the promoters, SAGA is required for recruitment of the basal transcription machinery. It influences RNA polymerase II transcriptional activity through different activities such as TBP interaction and promoter selectivity, interaction with transcription activators, and chromatin modification through histone acetylation and deubiquitination. Within the SAGA complex, participates to a subcomplex required for deubiquitination of H2B and for the maintenance of steady-state H3 methylation levels. The TREX-2 complex functions in docking export-competent ribonucleoprotein particles (mRNPs) to the nuclear entrance of the nuclear pore complex (nuclear basket). TREX-2 participates in mRNA export and accurate chromatin positioning in the nucleus by tethering genes to the nuclear periphery. May also be involved in cytoplasmic mRNA decay by interaction with components of P-bodies), protein MSTDAETLDAVRKRLIETGDWDRIARLLRQRLEESGFDDDLKDLAKEKARKAGAPSLAQLVTEVTPEAERLVKADLREALVSELEAVIEREVERV, encoded by the exons ATGTCaaccgacgccgagacgctcgacgcTGTACGCAAGCGCCTCATCGAGACAGGCGACTGGGACCG catcgcgcgcctcctccgccagcGCCTTGAAGAGAGCGGattcgacgacgacctcaaAGACCTCGcaaaggagaaggcgcgcAAGGCAGGCGCACCGAGTCTTGCACAGCTCGTTACAGAGGTGACACCCGAGGCTGAGC gcctcgtcaaggccgacctgcgcgaggcgctcgtgagcgagcttgaggccgTGATTGAACGCGAGGTCGAACGCGTCTAG
- a CDS encoding uncharacterized protein (Vacuolar 14 Fab1-binding region), producing MDPSILRGLNDKIYERRKAAALELEKQVLSSDGARISGIIDQLCCMFAATNAMHTRNGGLIGLAATAIALGQDVAPFLPVIIPPVLQCFQDTESRVRYHACESLYNIAKVSKGEILTYFNEVFDALSKLSSDSEMSVKNGAELLDRLMKDIVADAAATYVSVYQEDDPSRTPQNAKLDALEGHDGSPGKGDGQPGSSPSRPGDVDGLTTHTLEKEHMDRRAFSLERFMPLLTERVYAISPYTRMHLVSWLIVLNTVPDLELVSYLPEFLDGLLKYLADTNGDVRGATENLLAEFRREIRHIASQQDKMLEADRARHIASQQDKILEADHKKRPDKRNSRQTIDAIPIEYNDSAIDDDDCEDGEDDDDWDGEGSGEWEPGQSTVVDYAAIMDIIVDHLSYPDKLVQTTAMDWILTFLEFAQTTVVAFTPRMVCAILPNLASLNRHIKLAATETNRRLIAVIQSLPLQGTPAVNNAATLQKDGQTVTSVGSTLNTAGSSPQGGGKNDGGLSESPDRLVVPIADPLDSGSSPSAPGSTLRIKAGPPMPSSEPVTPGTSEFPSVPKVRTRPQSPESQPITNSIALQLQAHNVQTVSATEVAEVDDDPFDVHETVNMLILQFMSENPETRIAALEWLLMLHLKAPNKILSRDSGTFPALLKTLSDPSEDVVKHDLQLLAQISSSSEDSYFRSFMVNVLELFSTDRRLLETRGSLIIRQLCLHLNAEKIFRTLAEILEKDDDLEFASMMVVKLNMILITSPELSDFRRRLKNLDSKDGQMLFTSLYRSWCHNAVAAFALCLLAQAYEHASNVLQIFAELELTVPLLVQIDKLVMLIESPVFTNLRLQLLEPDKYPYLPKCLYGLLMILPQSSAFVSLRARLAVVNASGYTPPPSKPSYAQPTGGRSTARKDGIQWQDLLSHFRAVQNRHERARRAAQASDQMANLHFTPSTTTTAPAAGAGKPGLSGLPAPRRKPQNTIRAGSEPGMPTRGASGLSPLNPKRVGSGAAAALVAAGGAVASMNGQGLGAMRAMSPPPVPSKKRFPQAPVRRM from the exons ATGG ATCCATCAATTCTCAGAG GCCTCAATGATAAGAT TTACGAACGCCGCAAGGCGGCCGCGTTAGAGCTCGAGAA GCAGGTGCTGTCGTCCGATGGGGCTCGCATTTCCGGTATCATTGATCAGCTTTGCTGCATGTTTGCTGCTACCAACGCTATGCACACTCGCAACGGCG GACTGATCGGCTTGGCTGCGACGGCCATCGCTCTCGGACAGGATGTCGCGCCCTTCCTTCCCGTAATCATTCCACCCGTCTTGCAATGCTTCCAGGACACTGAGAGCCGTGTGCGCTACCACGCATGCGAGAGTTTGTACAATAT TGCAAAGGTCAGCAAGGGCGAGATCTTGACGTACTTCAACGAGGTTTTTGATGCTCTCAGCAAA CTATCGTCCGATTCGGAGATGTCCGTCAAGAATGGCGCCGAGTtgctcgaccgcctcaTGAAGGACATTGTCGCTGACGCTGCGGCGACGTACGTTTCGGTGTATCAAGAGGATGACCCAAGTCGCACTCCACAGAACGCCAAGTTGGACGCACTGGAGGGGCACGATGGCTCGCCGGGAAAAGGCGATGGGCAGCCAGGTTCGAGCCCCAGCCGTCCTGGCGATGTGGATGGTCTCACGACACACACCCTGGAGAAGGAACACATGGACCGCCGCGCCTTCTCTCTTGAGCGCTTCATGCCGCTTCTCACAGAACGCGTGTACGCCATATCGCCCTACACGCGAATGCACCTTGTCTCATGGCTCATCGTCCTCAACACAGTCCCTGACCTCGAGTTAGTCTCGTATCTCCCCGAATTCCTGGACGGTCTGCTAAAGTATCTTGCCGACACGAACGGCGATGTGCGCGGCGCTACGGAgaacctcctcgccgagttCCGCCGCGAGATCCGCCACATCGCCTCCCAGCAGGACAAGATGCTCGAGGCGGATCGCGCGCGGCACATCGCCTCCCAGCAGGACAAGATTCTCGAGGCGGATCACAAGAAGCGGCCCGATAAGCGTAACAGCCGCCAGACCATTGACGCAATCCCAATCGAGTACAATGACTCGGCCatcgatgacgacgactgtgaggacggggaggatgacgatgaTTGGGATGGTGAGGGGTCTGGGGAATGGGAGCCAGGGCAGAGCACGGTCGTCGACTATGCGGCGATCATGGACATCATTGTCGATCACTTGTCGTACCCAG ACAAGCTCGTCCAAACCACGGCCATGGACTGGATCCTCACCTTCTTGGAGTTTGCTCAGACCACTGTCGTTGCCTTCACACCACGTATGGTCTGCGCCATCCTTCCTAATCTCGCCTCACTGAA TCGTCACATCAAGCTCGCTGCGACGGAGACGAACCGGAGGCTCATCGCTGTAATCCAGAGTCTCCCGCTGCAGGGAACACCGGCTGTCAACAATGCTGCTACTCTTCAAAAGGACGGCCAGACAGTGACCAGCGTTGGGTCGACCTTGAACACGGCAGGCTCGTCTCCAcagggcggcggcaagaATGACGGCGGACTCTCCGAATCTCCAGACCGTCTGGTCGTTCCAATCGCGGACCCTCTTGACAGCGGCAGCTCGCCTTCGGCGCCTGGATCGACGTTGCGCATCAAGGCGGGTCCACCCATGCCATCCTCTGAACCAGTGACGCCGGGAACTAGCGAGTTCCCTTCTGTGCCCAAGGTCCGAACCAGACCTCAGTCCCCAGAGTCGCAGCCCATTACCAATAGTATTGCCCTTCAACTGCAGGCGCACAATGTGCAGACCGTGTCCGCGACCGAGGTGGCGGAAGTGGACGACGACCCGTTCGACGTGCACGAGACAGTCAACATGCTCATCCTGCAGTTCATGAGCGAGAACCCCGAGACTCGTATTGCTGCGCTTGAGTGGCTCCTCATGCTGCACCTCAAGGCGCCGAACAAGATCCTCTCCCGCGACAGTGGCACCTTCCCTGCTCTGCTCAAGACCTTGTCCGACCCTTCAGAAGACGTCGTCAAGCACGACCTGCAACTCCTCGCCCagatctcgtcgtcctcggagGACTCGTACTTTAGGAGTTTCATGGTCAACGTGCTCGAGCTGTTCAGTACCGATAGGCGGCTGCTCGAGACGCGCGGCAGTCTCATCATCCGGCAGTTATGCCTGCACCTCAACGCGGAGAAGATCTTCCGCACCCTCGCTGAGATCctggagaaggacgac GACCTCGAGTTTGCGAGCATGATGGTTGTTAAGCTGAACATGATCCTCATCACCTCGCCGGAGCTCTCCGActtccgccgccgcttgAAGAACCTCGACTCGAAGGACGGGCAGATGCTGTTCACCTCGTTATATCGGTCGTGGTGCCACAACGCTGTCGCCGCGTTTGCGCTGTGTCTTCTTGCCCAGGCGTACGAGCATGCTTCCAATGTGCTGCAGATCTT tgccgagcttgagctcacCGTGCCTCTTCTCGTTCAGATCGACAAGCTTGTCATGCTGATCGAGAGCCCAGTTTTCACCA ACCTCCGCTtgcagctcctcgagcccgACAAGTATCCATACCTCCCCAAGTGCCTGTACGGCCTCCTCATGATCCTGCCTCAGAGCAGTGCCTTCGTGTCTCTGCGCGCACGCTTGGCAGTTGTGAATGCCTCTGGGTacaccccaccaccctcaAAGCCTTCCTACGCCCAGCCTACGGGTGGGCGCTCGACCGCACGCAAGGACGGGATCCAGTGGCAGGACCTGCTCTCGCACTTCCGTGCCGTGCAGAACCGACACGAGcgggcgcgtcgagcggctCAAGCCTCTGATCAAATGGCGAACCTGCATTTCACTCCCTCTACCACAACCACAGCCCCAGCCGCCGGCGCAGGTAAGCCTGGCCTGTCCGGGCTaccagcgcctcggcgcaaGCCCCAGAACACGATCCGTGCGGGTTCGGAGCCGGGTATGCCaacgcgcggcgcgtctGGCCTCTCCCCCCTCAATCCCAAGCGCGTGGGCTCTGgtgcggccgccgcgtTAGTCGCTGCCGGCGGAGCAGTCGCGAGTATGAATGGGCAGGGCCTGGGTGCGATGCGTGCGATGAGTCCTCCGCCCGTGCCGTCCAAGAAGCGGTTCCCACAGGCGCCAGTGCGTCGGATGTGA
- the NFS1 gene encoding uncharacterized protein (Aminotransferase class-V) — translation MSLRLLTRATSRVVTPARLARPLARTLVTPSTPATASVTEAPKANSEAASEPAPSGGFKLEPRQTRGGHVNGRPIYLDAQATTPMDPRVLDKMLPLLTEQYGNPHSRTHAYGWEAEELVENAREEVAKLINAGPKDMVFTSGATESNNMIVKGIANFHKSKKKHIITTQTEHKCVLDSCRFLQTQGFEVTYLPVGPTGLVSLEDLKRELRPDTSLVSIMMVNNEIGVIQPMAEISQVLKDYAKEHGVTKALLHTDAAQAVGKIPVDVEAMGIDAMSISGHKIYGPKGVGAAYVRRRPRVRLEPLIHGGGQERGLRSGTVPAPIVVGLGEAARLAREEMAADHAHVSRLSNRLIEGINANVGHVVRNGDPEHSYPGCVNISFAYVEGESLLMALKDVALSSGSACTSASLEPSYVLRALGASDDMAHSSLRFGIGRFTTDEEIEMVIKRISTVVKRLRDMSPLWEMAVEEGIDLSTIEWSGH, via the exons ATgtccctccgcctcctcacccGCGCCACTTCGCGCGTCGTCACCCccgcccgcctcgcgcggccCCTCGCCCGGACGCTCGTCACCCCCTCGACGCCCGCCACAGCGAGTGTCACTGAGGCGCCCAAGGCCAATTCTGAGGCTGCGTCTG AACCCGCTCCCTCAGGTGGCTTCAAACTCGAGCCTCGCCAGACCCGCGGCGGCCATGTCAACGGCCGGCCAATCTACCTCGACGCCCAGGCAACGACGCCGATGGACCcgcgcgtgctcgacaAGAtgctccccctcctcacgGAGCAGTACGGTAACCCCCACTCGCGCACACACGCGTACGGAtgggaggccgaggagctggttGAGAACGCGCGTGAGGAGGttgccaagctcatcaACGCCGGACCCAAGGACATGGTCTTCACGTCGGGCGCCACCGAGAGCAACAACATGATCGTCAAGGGCATTGCCAACTTCCACAAGTCAAAGAAGAAGCACATTATCACCACCCAGACCGAGCACAAGTGCGTGCTCGACTCGTGCCGTTTCCTCCAGACCCAGGGCTTTGAGGTGACCTATCTTCCTGTTGGACCGACTGGTCTCGTgtcgctcgaggacctcaagcgcgagctgcggCCCGACACTTCGCTTGTCTCGATCATGATGGTCAACAACGAGATTGGCGTCATCCAGCCCATGGCTGAGATCTCGCAGGTTCTCAAGGATTATGCCAAGGAGCACGGCGTCACCAAGGCTCTGCTGCACACGGACGCCGCACAGGCTGTTGGCAAGATccccgtcgacgtcgaggccatggGCATCGACGCCATGTCGATTTCCGGCCACAAGATCTACGGGCCCAAGGGTGTTGGCGCGGCTTACGTTCGCCGTCGCCCGCGTGTGCGCCTCGAGCCCCTCATCCACGGCGGTGGTCAGGAGCGTGGTCTGCGTTCCGGCACCGTTCCCGCACCTATCGTCGTTGGTCTCGGTGAGGCAGCGcgccttgcgcgcgaggagatggccgCCGACCACGCCCACGTGAGCCGGCTCAGCAACCGCCTCATCGAGGGTATCAACGCCAATGTCGGGCATGTTGTGCGCAACGGCGACCCCGAACACAGCTACCCTGGCTGTGTCAACATTTCATTCGCGTacgtcgagggcgagtcGCTCCTCatggcgctcaaggacgttGCGCTGTCTTCTGGAAGCGCGTGCACGTCGGCATCGCTTGAGCCGTCCTACGTCCTGCGCGCCCTTGGCGCCAGTGACGACATGGCACACTCGTCGCTCCGTTTCGGTATTGGCCGCTTCACGACCGACGAGGAAATCGAAATGGTCATCAAGCGCATCTCGACCGTGGTCAAGAGGCTCCGTGACATGAGCCCGCTGTGGGAGATGgcagtcgaggagggcattGACCTGAGCACCATCGAGTGGTCGGGCCACTAG
- the RSA4 gene encoding uncharacterized protein (NLE (NUC135) domain): MATQFPPPKRQKSAYSRSLLPTPVPEPAAPIPTVVVQFKNAESGESIGPAINLPADTGRDALQMLINKLKGEDEDPMPYAFHLVPKEGARVAIHESINADALPKGFSPEDIFEIWAEPQAVFRVRGVGRCSATLTGHGSPILCVAQSPTGRYAATGSGDATARIWDMETETPKHTLAGHRGWVLCTEWDSVEKTLATGGHDGQVRLWDAKTGKGSQPLTGHTKWITALAWEPLHLAKGDHQRLASASKDGTVRIWNTGSHKLEFVLTGHAASVNAVRWGGENVIYTGSSDRTVKVWSGVDGKLIRTLNEHAHWVNTVALSTDFVLRTGPYDHTGKHPADLAEAKARALARYRAHVATQPETLITGSDDHTLFLWPDQAAPPVSGNPKKPAARLTGHQKQVCHVAFSPDGRFVASAGFDNAVKLWEGKTGKFVASLRGHVAAVYRVAWSADSRMLVSASKDSTLKLWNLKTFKIKNDLPGHTDEVYCVDFVADKVVSGGRDKTVKIWRH, encoded by the exons ATGGCGACCCAGTTTCCGCCTCCCAAGCGCCAAAAGTCGGCGTACTCCAGGAGTCTCCTTCCGACTCCGGTGCCCGAGCCCGCAGCGCCGATCCCCACTGTCGTTGTGCAGTTCAAGAATGCCGAGAGTGGGGAGAGCATTGGGCCCGCGATCAACCTCCCCGCCGATACGGGGCGGGACGCGCTTCAGATGCTCAtcaacaagctcaagggcgag GATGAGGACCCGATGCCGTATGCGTTCCACCTCGTTCCAAAGGAGGGTGCACGCGTCGCAATCCACGAGAGCATTAATGCCGATGCGCTGCCCAAAGGGTTCAGTCCCGAGGACATTTTCGAGATCTGGGCTGAGCCGCAGGCGGTATTCCGCGTCCGTGGGGTTGGACGGTGTAGTGCTACCCTCACTGGACACGGGAGTCCGATTCTGTGTGTGGCCCAGTCGCCAACTGGACGGTATGCTGCTACTGGGAGCGGGGACGCTACGGCCCGGATTTGGGACATGGAGACCGAGACGCCCAAACATACCCTTGCAGGACATCGGGGTTGGGTGCTGTGTACCGAGTGGGACTCGGTCGAGAAGACGCTCGCAACGGGAGGACATGACGGACAGGTGCGCCTCTGGGATGCCAAGACTGGCAAGGGGAGCCAGCCGCTCACGGGACACACCAAGTGGATCACTGCGCTTGCTTGGGAGCCACTTCACCTTGCGAAGGGTGACCACCAGCGACTGGCGAGTGCGAGCAAGGATGGAACTGTGCGGATTTGGAACACGGGCAGCCACAAGCTCGAGTTCGTGCTCACTGGCCATGCGGCTAGTGTTAACGCCGTGCGTTGGGGTGGCGAGAACGTCATCTACACCGGAAGTTCGGATAGGACCGTCAAGGTGTGGTCGGGAGTTGAT GGCAAGTTGATTCGCACGCTCAACGAGCACGCACACTGGGTCAACACTGTCGCTCTGTCGACCGACTTTGTGCTCCGTACGGGTCCCTACGACCACACAGGCAAGCAtcccgccgacctcgccgaggccaaggcgcgTGCTCTGGCGCGGTATCGCGCACATGTTGCAACGCAACCTGAGACACTGATCACGGGAAGCGACGACCACACACTCTTCCTGTGGCCCGACCAAGCCGCACCTCCGGTCAGCGGTAACCCTAAGAAGCCGGCTGCACGGCTCACGGGACATCAGAAGCAGGTGTGCCATGTCGCGTTTTCGCCCGACGGCAGGTTCGTCGCGTCGGCAGGGTTCGATAACGCCGTCAAGTTGTGGGAGGGCAAGACGGGCAAGTTTGTCGCCTCTCTCCGCGGACATGTGGCTGCCGTGTATCGGGTTGCGTGGAGCGCCGACTCGCGAATGCTCGTTAGTGCTAGCAAGGACTCGACACTCAAGCTGTGGAACCTCAAGACGTTCAAGATTAAGAACGACCTGCCGGGGCACACGGACGAGGTGTACTGCGTCGACTTTGTGGCTGACAAGGTCGTGAGCGGAGGGCGCGACAAGACGGTCAAGAT CTGGCGTCACTAG
- a CDS encoding uncharacterized protein (Membrane transport protein) — protein sequence MLGAPVSAIPVGTLLLTVFQSITEVVLLCIAGYVLASTGVTDKATQRKLNVINVSLFTPALLFSKVAFSLTPAKLKEMWIIPLSFVVITGVSALVAWSLAKLFKLNRSQTAFAICASMFQNSNSLPIALIQSLVGVVPGLKWGKGDTKDAMLGRALTYLVLYSTLGMVLRWSYGVKLLASADEEEETPLLLSAEPEGPAQETVISPSAARYQSLDVLSPELVVREDPFNNLEALAASNRASVFFPFGGGARGRAMSGSSDPRASSLPISPSPLGQSPRTFSPAGRRHRRGSALSRSSSRSRPVMSRTDSGRDFWNLPAELPVRHDLVDLAEDSSESEAEDADEWGGPEMPLLRRRLSPSRPFIKQAMVRARASALRAWNSFYAFMTVPTWAALISIIIALIPPLQAFVSSINPFVAAVKSAGQCSIPVTLIVLGAFFYTPKPAVHLPDEIDHSIKGYFERKIRALKTREKSAGYEGENRAVFVAVVSRMILVPLLILPVIAYIARTDPFPAAADPVFILCSVLLVSSPPALTLAQLTQAASGDAFERLISKTISWSYAVLTPPLTIAYVVIGLVFSKL from the exons ATGCTAGGCGCACCCGTCAGCGCTATTCCAG TCGGGACACTTTTGCTCACCGTCTTTCAG TCCATCACAGAGGTCGTCCTACTCTGTATCGCGGGATACGTCCTAGCGTCCACTGGTGTCACAGACAAAGCGACGCagcgcaagctcaacgTCATCAATGTCTCGCTCTTCACTCCCGCACTCCTTTTCAGCAAGGTGGCGTTCAGTCTTACGCCCGCCAAGCTGAAGGAGATGTGGATTATTCCATTGAG TTTCGTTGTCATCACTGGCGTCTCCGCTCTCGTCGCGTGGtccctcgccaagctcttTAAACTCAACAGGTCGCAGACGGCCTTTGCCATCTGCGCTTCCATGTTCCAGAACTCGAACTCGCTGCCCATCGCGCTCATCCAGTCGCTCGTGGGCGTCGTCCCCGGCCTCAAGTGGGGCAAAGGAGACACAAAGGATGCAATGCTCGGCCGCGCCCTGACATACCTCGTTCTCTACTCGACGCTGGGAATGGTGTTACGCTGGTCGTACGGCGTCAAGCTTCTGGCCTcagccgacgaggaggaagagacCCCACTTCTGCTTAGCGCCGAGCCTGAGGGCCCCGCCCAGGAGACCGTTatctcgccctccgcgGCCAGATATCAGTCGTTAGACGTGCTTAGCCCCGAACTGGTCGTGCGTGAAGACCCCTtcaacaacctcgaggcgcttgcTGCGAGCAACCGCGCCTCGGTTTTTTTCCCGTTCGGAGGTGGCGCCCGCGGCCGTGCGATGAGCGGCAGCAGCGACCCACGCGCTTCATCCCTCCCAATATCGCCGTCCCCGTTAGGCCAGAGTCCGCGCACTTTCTCCCCCGCTGGACGGAGACATCGTCGCGGGAGCGCCTTAAGCCGATCGTCCTCACGCTCACGGCCAGTCATGTCCCGAACTGACTCGGGGCGCGACTTCTGGAACCTTCCTGCTGAGCTGCCCGTGAGGCACGACCTTGTGGATCTGGCCGAGGACAGCTccgagagcgaggccgaggacgccgacgagtgGGGAGGTCCCGAGATGCCCCTCCTACGCCGCCGTCTCTCGCCCTCCAGGCCGTTTATCAAGCAGGCCATGGTGCGCGCCAGGGCAAGCGCCCTGCGTGCGTGGAACAGCTTCTACGCTTTCATGACGGTGCCGACATGGGCCGCACTCATCTCGATCATCATCGCTCTCATCCCACCCCTCCAGGCGTTTGTGTCGAGCATTAACCCCTTCGTCGCGGCCGTCAAGAGCGCCGGCCAGTGCTCGATCCCAGTCACCCTCATCGTCCTGGGCGCGTTCTTCTACACACCCAAGCCCGCCGTGCATCTCCccgacgagatcgaccaCAGCATCAAGGGATACTTTGAGCGCAAGATCCGGGCGCTCAAGACGCGCGAGAAGAGCGCGGGgtacgagggcgagaaccgcgccgtcttcgtcgccgtcgtcagCCGCATGATACTCGTacccctcctcatcctccccgTCATCGCGTACATTGCGCGCACGGACCCGTTccccgccgctgccgaccCCGTGTTCATCCTCTGCTCGGTGCTTCTCGTTTCGAGTCCACCAGCTCTCACGCTAGCACAGCTCACCCAGGCTGCGAGTGGAGACGCTTTCGAGCGCCTCATCTCCAAGACCATTTCATGGTCGTATGCGGTTCTCACGCCACCCTTGACGATCGCTTATGTAGTCATCGGCCTCGTCTTCTCGAAACTGTAA